Within the Anaerolineae bacterium genome, the region ACCGCCGGTACCTGGTACCTGCTGGTGCCCCTTCTGGCGGGGCGCAAGCTCTTCGGCGAATCGGTGGTGCGTACAGTCATCCTGGCCGACCTGCTGGTGTCAATGTTCGTCTGGAGCCACCACCTGCTAGCGGATCGGCCTCAGCCAGGCTTCCTCAAGCTCGTGTCCGGCCAGTTCGTCACCTGGGGCGAGTTCTTCACCATGGGGCTCACCATCTTCGCCGTCATGATGACCATCTGGCTGGCCCGGCCGGTCAAGATGACCGCGCCCCTGAGGTTCATTCTGGGTTCCATCTTCGGCTTCGCCGCCGGGGGAACTGCCGGGCTGATTCAGGCTAACGTGGGCCTGAACGTGGTGCTCCACAACACCCAGTGGGTGGTCAACCCACACGCCCATGTGCTGCTGATGATTGGCCTGGGCAACCTGCTCTTCGCCGTGGTCTACGCTCTGCTACCCATGCTCACTACGCTCGAGGCTCGCAGCCGGGCCCTCATCGACGTGCACTTCTGGGGGTGGACCGGGGGCACCCTGCTCATGACTACCGCCATGGGCACCGCGGGCTCCCAGGGAATGCTGCGGCGTATGCTATACTTCGGCGGCGAGTACCGCGGCTATATGGTGTTGGCCGTCATCGGGGCGGTGGTAGCCGGGATCGGCTTCCTGGCCTTCCTGGCTAACCTGCTGTGGACCCTGGGACTGCCTAACATCCTGAGTCTCGTACTTCCCCATAGCTGGGTGGAGCGGCGCTTCGGCCGGGTGCAGGCGCCGGCCGAGTCGTAGCGGAGGTGACGGAGGCTACCAGTGACCTGGGAGACCGGGACTGCCGGCGCTGAACTGACCGAACGCCGACGACCGGGCGGCGCAGGGCAAGCCCTGACCGCCTACGTCATGGTGTGCAAGCCAGCTTCGGTGGCGCTGCTGGTCTTCGTGGGCCTGGCTGCCTTCGTGGTAGGCGGGCGAGGCGCCATCATGGGTTGGCCCCTGGCGGTGGTGCTGCTGGCAGGCACGGCAGGCAGCGCCGGGGCCAACGCCGTCTCCTGCTACCTGGAGCGCGACCTGGACGCAGCGATGGTGCGGACCCGGCGCCGCCCGCTGCCGACAGGGCGCATCAGCCCTCCCACGCGGGCCCTATGGTTCGGCCTGGCCCTGATACTGGTGGCTCTCGTTCTCTCGGCTACCCTAGGGCCGCTCACTCTGGGGCTCATGCTTCTGGCTCAACTGGACTACCTCGTCATCTACATCCTGTTGACCAAGCGACGGAGCCGCTGGAACGTGCTCTGGGGCAGCTTCAGCGGAGGGGTGCCGGCCCTGTTCGGCTGGGCAGCGGCCACAGGCAGCCTGGACCTGGCGCCCGTCCTGATGGCGGCCCTGGTGGTCCTATGGATCCCTGCCCACATATGGACTCTGGCCATCTTCCACACGGCCGACTACCGTCGCGCCGGGGTGCCAATGCTGCCGGCGGTGGTGGACCTAAGAAAGGCAGCCCGCTGCCTGGCCTGCACCGCCGTGCTGGCCTTCCTGGCCTCCCTGGCCCTCTACCCTGCCGCCGGGCTGGGACACCTCTACCTGGCGGTGGCGCTCGTCTCCGGGTCGGTGCTGGCGGGGGGCAATGTGCTTCTCGCCCTCCGGCCTTCGCCCCGGGCCGCCTGGCTGCTGTTCAAGCTGTCCAGCCCCTACCTCCTGCTCGTGTTCGGCGCCATGGCAGTGGACGCCCTGAGGTGAGTGCCGGAGCGAAATAGGGCCTCGCCCTTCCTGCCGCTCGGGCTCCGCCTTCCGCTGGCATCCAGCCCCGAAGCGTGTGCTGCCTCCCGCGGGCCCTCGCGGTATAATCCTGGCCAGCGCTCCTTCCGAGGCCGGCCGCGAGAGAGCGCACTGGCGCAATCGCCCTGGCCCGCGTCCGATGCGGGCCCTGTCGCTCGAGAGGAGGCGTTTCATGCACGTACGTGACGCTCGTCTTCCCCGATTGCTCTTGATCCTGGCGCTGCTGGCCGCACTTGCGCTCTTCGGCTGCGGTGCCCCTGCTACCCCGGAGCCCACCGCGACCCCGTTCACGCCCGAGGCCAGCCCGACCGCTCCCGCAGTTGCCACCACGCAGGCCACTCCCACCGTCGTTGAGCTCCCTCAGACGCCAGAGACAGCCC harbors:
- the cyoE gene encoding protoheme IX farnesyltransferase, giving the protein MVCKPASVALLVFVGLAAFVVGGRGAIMGWPLAVVLLAGTAGSAGANAVSCYLERDLDAAMVRTRRRPLPTGRISPPTRALWFGLALILVALVLSATLGPLTLGLMLLAQLDYLVIYILLTKRRSRWNVLWGSFSGGVPALFGWAAATGSLDLAPVLMAALVVLWIPAHIWTLAIFHTADYRRAGVPMLPAVVDLRKAARCLACTAVLAFLASLALYPAAGLGHLYLAVALVSGSVLAGGNVLLALRPSPRAAWLLFKLSSPYLLLVFGAMAVDALR